The following are encoded in a window of Mycobacterium decipiens genomic DNA:
- a CDS encoding acyl-CoA dehydrogenase, which produces MGIALTDDHRELAEVARAFLTSQKARWAARSLLDASAEARPPFWQNLVELGWLGLHIDEEHGGSGYGLPELVVVIEELGRAVAPGPFVPTVIASAVIANEATDEQKARLLPGLIDGTVTAGVGLDGQVRVTDGVAEGEAGIVLGAELAELLLVAAGDDVLMLERDREGVSVEVPKNFDPTRRSGRVLLHNVRVTADDILTGARDSALARARTLLAAEAVGGAADCVDTAVAYAKVRQQFGRTIATFQAVKHHCANMLVAAESAIVAVWDASRAATEDEEQFRLTAAVAAALAFPAYARNAELNIQVHGGIGFTWEHDAHLHLRRALVLAGLFGGDAPARDVFDRTAAGVTRASSLDLPAEAEQLRTRIRSDAAEIAALDEDAQREKLIETGYVMPHWPKPWGRAADAVEQLVIEEEFQAAGIKRPDYAITGWVILTLIQHGTAWQIERFVEKALRQEEIWCQLFSEPEAGSDAASVKTRATRVDGGYKINGQKVWTSMAQHCARGLATVRTDPAAPKHAGITTVIIDMKAPGVEVRPLRQITGSSEFNEVFFNDVFVPDEDVVGDPNSGWTVARATLGNERVSIGGSGSYYEGMAATLVKLVAERAGAVAGAPIRVGAYLAEDRALRLLNLRRAARSVEGAGPGPEGNVTKLKLAEHMIEGAAISAALLGPEISLRDGPGALVGRLVMGARGMAIAGGTSEVTRNQIAERILGMPRDPLIN; this is translated from the coding sequence ATGGGTATTGCACTGACCGACGACCATCGTGAACTCGCCGAGGTGGCCCGCGCGTTCTTGACTTCGCAGAAGGCGCGCTGGGCGGCGCGGTCACTGCTCGATGCGTCGGCCGAGGCCCGCCCGCCCTTCTGGCAGAACCTGGTCGAGCTGGGCTGGCTCGGTCTGCACATCGACGAAGAACACGGCGGCTCTGGTTACGGGCTGCCCGAACTCGTGGTGGTGATCGAAGAGCTCGGCCGCGCGGTCGCGCCGGGGCCGTTCGTGCCGACCGTGATCGCTTCTGCGGTGATCGCCAATGAGGCCACCGATGAGCAAAAAGCCCGGCTACTGCCGGGGTTGATCGACGGAACCGTGACGGCCGGCGTCGGCCTGGACGGGCAGGTGCGGGTCACCGACGGGGTCGCCGAGGGTGAGGCGGGAATCGTACTGGGCGCCGAGCTCGCCGAGCTGCTGCTGGTCGCCGCCGGTGACGACGTGCTGATGCTGGAACGCGACCGCGAGGGCGTGTCGGTTGAGGTGCCGAAAAACTTTGATCCGACCCGGCGGTCCGGACGTGTGCTCCTGCACAACGTGCGGGTCACGGCCGACGACATCCTGACCGGTGCGCGCGACTCGGCCTTGGCCCGCGCGCGAACGTTGCTGGCCGCCGAGGCCGTAGGCGGCGCGGCCGACTGCGTCGACACCGCGGTCGCCTATGCCAAGGTGCGCCAGCAGTTCGGCCGCACCATCGCCACTTTCCAAGCGGTGAAACATCATTGCGCGAACATGTTGGTTGCCGCTGAGTCGGCGATTGTCGCGGTCTGGGACGCCTCGCGCGCGGCAACAGAGGATGAGGAGCAGTTCCGGCTGACCGCCGCAGTTGCGGCGGCGCTGGCGTTTCCGGCGTATGCGCGCAATGCCGAGCTGAATATTCAGGTGCACGGCGGTATTGGCTTCACCTGGGAGCACGACGCGCATCTGCATTTGCGCCGCGCGTTGGTGCTCGCGGGATTGTTCGGTGGCGACGCACCGGCCCGAGACGTTTTCGACCGCACCGCGGCCGGTGTTACCCGGGCAAGCAGCCTGGACCTGCCCGCGGAGGCCGAGCAGTTGCGCACTCGCATTCGTTCCGACGCCGCCGAGATCGCCGCCCTGGACGAGGATGCACAGCGCGAGAAGCTGATCGAGACCGGCTACGTGATGCCGCACTGGCCGAAGCCGTGGGGTCGTGCCGCCGACGCGGTGGAGCAGCTAGTGATCGAGGAAGAGTTCCAGGCGGCGGGCATCAAGCGCCCGGACTACGCGATCACCGGGTGGGTGATCCTGACCCTGATCCAGCACGGAACGGCTTGGCAGATTGAGAGATTCGTCGAAAAGGCACTGCGTCAGGAGGAGATCTGGTGCCAGCTGTTCTCCGAACCCGAGGCTGGTTCTGATGCGGCCTCGGTCAAAACCCGCGCCACCCGGGTGGACGGGGGATACAAGATCAACGGGCAGAAGGTGTGGACCAGCATGGCGCAGCATTGCGCGCGTGGCCTGGCCACCGTGCGCACCGACCCGGCTGCCCCCAAGCACGCCGGCATCACCACGGTGATCATCGATATGAAGGCCCCCGGAGTCGAGGTCCGGCCCCTGCGCCAGATCACCGGCAGCTCGGAGTTCAACGAGGTGTTCTTCAACGACGTGTTCGTCCCCGACGAGGACGTCGTCGGAGACCCGAACTCCGGGTGGACGGTGGCTCGGGCGACGCTGGGCAACGAACGGGTCAGCATTGGCGGCAGCGGGTCGTACTACGAGGGAATGGCGGCGACATTGGTGAAGCTGGTGGCTGAGCGGGCAGGCGCAGTGGCGGGTGCCCCAATCCGGGTCGGCGCATATCTCGCCGAGGACCGCGCGCTGCGGTTGCTGAACCTGCGCCGCGCCGCTCGTAGCGTGGAAGGAGCGGGCCCCGGTCCGGAGGGCAATGTCACCAAACTCAAGCTTGCCGAGCACATGATCGAGGGAGCCGCCATCTCGGCGGCACTGCTGGGGCCCGAGATCTCGCTGCGGGACGGACCCGGCGCCCTCGTCGGCCGATTGGTGATGGGCGCGCGTGGCATGGCGATCGCCGGCGGCACCTCGGAGGTGACCCGCAACCAGATTGCCGAGCGGATCCTGGGCATGCCGCGCGACCCTCTGATCA